Proteins encoded within one genomic window of Brassica rapa cultivar Chiifu-401-42 chromosome A09, CAAS_Brap_v3.01, whole genome shotgun sequence:
- the LOC103842970 gene encoding ubiquitin-conjugating enzyme E2 1: MSTPARKRLMRDFKRLQQDPPAGISGAPQDNNIMLWNAVIFGPDDTPWDGGTFKLSLQFSEDYPNKPPTVRFVSRMFHPNIYADGSICLDILQNQWSPIYDVAAILTSIQSLLCDPNPNSPANSEAARMYSESKREYNRRVRDVVEQSWTAD, from the exons ATGTCGACTCCAGCGAGGAAGAGGTTGATGAGGGATTTCAAGAGGCTGCAGCAAGACCCACCTGCTGGTATAAGCGGTGCTCCACAAGACAACAACATCATGCTCTGGAATGCTGTCATATTCGG GCCTGATGACACCCCATGGGATGGAG GTACTTTCAAACTCTCACTGCAGTTCTCTGAAGATTATCCTAATAAACCGCCGACAGTTCGTTTTGTGTCACGGATGTTCCATCCAAATA TTTATGCTGATGGGAGTATTTGCTTGGACATTCTCCAAAACCAGTGGAGTCCTATATATGATGTTGCTGCTATTCTTACCTCCATCCAG TCGTTGCTCTGTGACCCTAATCCGAATTCTCCTGCAAACTCGGAAGCTGCTCGGATGTACAGCGAAAGCAAGCGTGAGTACAACAGAAGAGTGCGTGATGTTGTGGAGCAAAGCTGGACTGCTGACTAG
- the LOC103842977 gene encoding 60S ribosomal protein L10-1: MPSHLLKLVRAAAVLSSGSEWRREKERDAMGRRPARCYRQIKGKPYPKSRYCRGVPDPKIRIYDVGMKKKGVDEFPFCVHLVSWEKENVSSEALEAARIACNKYMVKSAGKDAFHLRIRVHPFHVLRINKMLSCAGADRLQTGMRGAFGKALGTCARVAIGQVLLSVRCKDGHGHHAQEALRRAKFKFPGRQKIIVSRKWGFTKFNRADFTKLRQEKRVVPDGVNAKFLSCHGPLANRQPGSAFLPATY, encoded by the exons ATGCCAAGTCATTTGCTTAAGCTTGTTCGAGCAGCAGCAGTCCTGTCGTCAGGTAGTGAGTGGAGGAGGGAAAAGGAGAGAGACGCCATGGGAAGAA GACCAGCTAGGTGTTACCGTCAGATCAAGGGCAAGCCATACCCTAAATCTCGCTACTGTCGTGGTGTGCCCGATCCCAAGATCAGGATCTACGATGTCGGCATGAAGAAGAAAGGTGTTGACGAGTTCCCTTTCTGCGTCCACCTCGTCTCCTGGGAGAAGGAGAACGTCTCCAGCGAAGCTCTCGAAGCTGCGCGTATCGCTTGCAACAAGTACATGGTGAAATCCGCGGGAAAAGATGCTTTCCATCTGAGGATTAGGGTTCACCCTTTCCATGTTCTGAGGATCAACAAGATGCTTTCGTGTGCTGGAGCTGATAGGCTTCAGACTGGTATGAGAGGTGCTTTTGGAAAGGCGTTGGGTACTTGTGCTAGGGTTGCGATTGGGCAAGTGCTTTTGTCTGTGAGGTGTAAGGATGGTCATGGTCACCATGCTCAGGAGGCTCTGAGGAGGGCTAAGTTTAAGTTCCCTGGTCGTCAAAAGATTATCGTCAGCAGGAAATG GGGTTTCACTAAGTTTAACAGAGCAGACTTTACGAAGTTGAGGCAAGAGAAGCGTGTTGTTCCTGATGGTGTTAATGCTAAG TTCCTTTCATGTCATGGACCTTTGGCTAACCGTCAGCCCGGAAGTGCATTTTTGCCAGCCACCTATTGA
- the LOC103842976 gene encoding F-box/kelch-repeat protein SKIP11 isoform X1, which produces MVEDRTHLLSRVFSSSRPSESNWDHMYPPQEEDSLKNGKRALDDDDDELKDDLRHTKSRKLSDDDSLINDIIGRDISISCLIRCSRSDYPSIASLNRSFRSLVKSGAIYKLRRQNRIIEHWVYFSCQLLEWVAFDPVERRWMNLPTMRSGDTFMCTDKESLAVGTDLLVLGKDDGSSHVVYRYSLLTNSWSPGKKMNSPRCLFGSASLGEIAIFAGGCDSLGKISDVAEMYNSELQTWTTLPKMNKPRKMCSGVFMDGKFYVIGGVGGGEEYDLAAKKWTEIPEMSPPRSKEMPASAEAPPLVAVVSNELYAADHAGMVVRKYDKGSKKWFTLGRLPERAGSVNGWGLAFRACGERLIVIGGPKSSGGGFIELNSWIPTSGGSPPVWTLLDRKHSSNFVYNCAVMGC; this is translated from the coding sequence ATGGTTGAAGATCGTACCCATCTGTTATCTCGAGTCTTCTCATCTTCTCGTCCCTCGGAATCAAACTGGGATCACATGTATCCACCACAAGAAGAAGACTCCCTCAAAAACGGCAAAAGAGCTTTAGATGACGATGACGATGAGCTTAAAGACGATCTCAGACATACCAAATCCCGCAAACTGTCTGATGATGACTCACTCATCAACGACATCATCGGCAGAGACATTTCCATCAGCTGTCTGATCCGCTGCTCCCGGTCCGACTACCCCTCAATCGCTTCCCTAAACCGGAGTTTCCGGTCTCTGGTTAAGTCCGGAGCCATTTACAAGCTCCGGAGACAGAACCGGATCATCGAGCACTGGGTCTACTTCTCCTGCCAGCTCCTTGAATGGGTTGCCTTCGACCCGGTCGAAAGAAGATGGATGAATCTCCCGACGATGCGTTCAGGCGATACCTTCATGTGCACGGATAAAGAGTCTCTCGCTGTCGGAACAGACTTGCTTGTCCTAGGCAAAGACGATGGCTCTTCTCACGTTGTGTATAGATACAGCCTCTTGACTAACTCTTGGTCTCCCGGCAAGAAGATGAACTCTCCGAGGTGTTTGTTCGGGTCAGCGAGCTTAGGAGAGATCGCTATCTTCGCCGGTGGTTGTGACTCTCTAGGTAAGATCAGTGACGTTGCGGAGATGTATAACTCTGAGCTTCAGACGTGGACTACGCTTCCCAAGATGAACAAACCGAGGAAGATGTGTTCCGGTGTCTTCATGGATGGGAAGTTCTATGTGATTGGAGGGGTCGGCGGCGGCGAGGAGTACGATTTAGCGGCCAAGAAATGGACTGAGATACCGGAGATGTCGCCGCCGAGGAGCAAGGAGATGCCGGCGTCAGCGGAAGCGCCACCTCTCGTTGCGGTTGTGAGCAATGAGCTGTATGCTGCGGATCATGCTGGTATGGTGGTGAGGAAGTATGATAAAGGGAGTAAGAAGTGGTTTACTTTAGGGAGGTTGCCTGAGAGAGCTGGCTCGGTTAACGGTTGGGGGTTGGCGTTTAGGGCTTGCGGTGAGAGGTTGATTGTGATTGGTGGGCCTAAGAGCTCTGGTGGAGGGTTCATTGAGCTGAACTCTTGGATACCAACTAGTGGTGGAAGCCCTCCTGTGTGGACATTGCTTGATAGGAAACATTCATCTAATTTTGTTTACAATTGTGCAGTGATGGGTTGCTGA
- the LOC103842976 gene encoding F-box/kelch-repeat protein SKIP11 isoform X2: MYPPQEEDSLKNGKRALDDDDDELKDDLRHTKSRKLSDDDSLINDIIGRDISISCLIRCSRSDYPSIASLNRSFRSLVKSGAIYKLRRQNRIIEHWVYFSCQLLEWVAFDPVERRWMNLPTMRSGDTFMCTDKESLAVGTDLLVLGKDDGSSHVVYRYSLLTNSWSPGKKMNSPRCLFGSASLGEIAIFAGGCDSLGKISDVAEMYNSELQTWTTLPKMNKPRKMCSGVFMDGKFYVIGGVGGGEEYDLAAKKWTEIPEMSPPRSKEMPASAEAPPLVAVVSNELYAADHAGMVVRKYDKGSKKWFTLGRLPERAGSVNGWGLAFRACGERLIVIGGPKSSGGGFIELNSWIPTSGGSPPVWTLLDRKHSSNFVYNCAVMGC; the protein is encoded by the coding sequence ATGTATCCACCACAAGAAGAAGACTCCCTCAAAAACGGCAAAAGAGCTTTAGATGACGATGACGATGAGCTTAAAGACGATCTCAGACATACCAAATCCCGCAAACTGTCTGATGATGACTCACTCATCAACGACATCATCGGCAGAGACATTTCCATCAGCTGTCTGATCCGCTGCTCCCGGTCCGACTACCCCTCAATCGCTTCCCTAAACCGGAGTTTCCGGTCTCTGGTTAAGTCCGGAGCCATTTACAAGCTCCGGAGACAGAACCGGATCATCGAGCACTGGGTCTACTTCTCCTGCCAGCTCCTTGAATGGGTTGCCTTCGACCCGGTCGAAAGAAGATGGATGAATCTCCCGACGATGCGTTCAGGCGATACCTTCATGTGCACGGATAAAGAGTCTCTCGCTGTCGGAACAGACTTGCTTGTCCTAGGCAAAGACGATGGCTCTTCTCACGTTGTGTATAGATACAGCCTCTTGACTAACTCTTGGTCTCCCGGCAAGAAGATGAACTCTCCGAGGTGTTTGTTCGGGTCAGCGAGCTTAGGAGAGATCGCTATCTTCGCCGGTGGTTGTGACTCTCTAGGTAAGATCAGTGACGTTGCGGAGATGTATAACTCTGAGCTTCAGACGTGGACTACGCTTCCCAAGATGAACAAACCGAGGAAGATGTGTTCCGGTGTCTTCATGGATGGGAAGTTCTATGTGATTGGAGGGGTCGGCGGCGGCGAGGAGTACGATTTAGCGGCCAAGAAATGGACTGAGATACCGGAGATGTCGCCGCCGAGGAGCAAGGAGATGCCGGCGTCAGCGGAAGCGCCACCTCTCGTTGCGGTTGTGAGCAATGAGCTGTATGCTGCGGATCATGCTGGTATGGTGGTGAGGAAGTATGATAAAGGGAGTAAGAAGTGGTTTACTTTAGGGAGGTTGCCTGAGAGAGCTGGCTCGGTTAACGGTTGGGGGTTGGCGTTTAGGGCTTGCGGTGAGAGGTTGATTGTGATTGGTGGGCCTAAGAGCTCTGGTGGAGGGTTCATTGAGCTGAACTCTTGGATACCAACTAGTGGTGGAAGCCCTCCTGTGTGGACATTGCTTGATAGGAAACATTCATCTAATTTTGTTTACAATTGTGCAGTGATGGGTTGCTGA
- the LOC103842973 gene encoding UDP-galactose/UDP-glucose transporter 3, which produces MESHGSGLRRVLLLSFCVAGIWAAYIYQGVLQETLSTKRFGEDEKRFEHLAFLNLAQNVVCLVWSFIMIKLWSNGGSGGAPWWTYWSAGITNTIGPAMGIEALKYISYPAQVLAKSSKMIPVMLMGSLVYGIRYTLPEYLCTFLVAGGVSMFALLKTSSKTISKLANPNAPLGYGLCFLNLAFDGFTNATQDSITARYPKTSAWDIMLGMNLWGTIYNMVYMFGLPHGSGFEAVQFCKQHPEAAWDILMYCLCGAVGQNFIFLTISRFGSLANTTITTTRKFVSIVVSSVLSGNPLSSKQWGCVSMVFGGLSYQIYLKWRKLQRTQKKKKT; this is translated from the exons ATGGAATCCCACGGCTCCGGTCTCCGGCGAGTTCTATTGCTGTCGTTCTGCGTCGCCGGGATCTGGGCCGCCTACATTTACCAAGGCGTTCTTCAGGAAACCCT GTCCACGAAGAGATTTGGGGAAGACGAGAAGAGATTCGAGCATCTTGCGTTTCTGAACTTGGCTCAGAATGTTGTCTGCTTGGTTTGGTCTTTTATAA TGATTAAGCTGTGGTCTAATGGAGGTAGTGGTGGAGCTCCATGGTGGACGTACTGGAGTGCTGGCATTACTAATACCATTGGTCCTGCCATGGGCATTGAAGCTCTCAAGTATATTAGTTACCCTGCTCAG GTCCTAGCGAAGTCTTCTAAAATGATTCCAG TCATGTTGATGGGGTCCTTAGTGTATGGCATAAGATACACTTTACCTGAGTATCTTTGCACCTTTCTTGTTGCTGGTGGAGTGTCCATGTTTGCCCTTCTGAAG ACAAGTTCAAAGACCATAAGCAAGCTAGCAAATCCAAACGCTCCCCTTGGTTACGGCCTCTGCTTCTTGAACCTCGCCTTCGACGGGTTCACAAACGCCACGCAAGACTCCATCACCGCAAGGTATCCGAAAACCAGCGCGTGGGACATAATGCTGGGGATGAACCTATGGGGAACCATATACAACATGGTCTACATGTTTGGGTTGCCGCACGGGAGCGGATTCGAAGCCGTGCAGTTCTGCAAGCAGCACCCTGAGGCGGCGTGGGACATTCTCATGTACTGTCTGTGCGGGGCGGTGGGACAGAACTTCATATTCTTGACGATAAGCAGATTCGGGTCTCTAGCTAACACGACCATAACAACGACGAGGAAGTTTGTGAGCATCGTGGTGTCTTCGGTTCTGAGCGGGAATCCGTTGTCGTCGAAGCAGTGGGGATGTGTGTCGATGGTGTTTGGTGGTTTGTCTTACCAGATTTATTTGAAGTGGAGGAAGCTGCAGAGGacgcagaagaagaagaagacttga
- the LOC103842971 gene encoding probable serine/threonine-protein kinase PBL2 produces MGNCLDSSAKVDSSSHSPHANSGSSASNVSSNTSRSTGPSGRSTNSYSTGSSSLGSSLPTQPRTEGEIISSPNLKAFSFNELKNATKNFRPDSLLGEGGFGRVFKGWIDETTLTASRPGSGIVVAVKKLKPEGFQGHKEWLTEVNYLGQLSHPNLVLLVGYCLEGENRLLVYEFMPKGSLENHLFRRGAQPLTWAIRMKVAVGAAKGLNFLHEAKSQVIYRDFKAANILLDAEFNAKLSDFGLAKAGPTGDNTHVTTKVMGTQGYAAPEYIATGRLTAKSDVYSFGVVLLELISGRRAMDNSNGGVEYSLVDWAKPYLDDKRKLFRIMDTKLGGQYPQKGALAAASLALQCLNPDAKLRPKMSEVLVTLEQLESAAKPGGKHTQMESPRGRHSSGVQKSSVRFGQDRPLGNITPGASPLPSYSKSPRVR; encoded by the exons ATGGGTAATTGCTTAGATTCATCAGCTAAGGTGGATAGCAGCAGCCATAGCCCACATGCTAATTCTG GTTCGTCTGCGTCAAATGTCTCGAGCAACACAAGCCGTTCAACGGGTCCTTCAGGAAGAAGCACAAACTCTTACAGCACAGGAAGCAGTAGTTTAGGATCATCATTACCAACGCAGCCAAGAACAGAAGGAGAGATAATTTCATCTCCCAATCTAAAAGCTTTCTCTTTCAACGAACTAAAGAACGCTACCAAGAACTTCCGTCCTGATAGTCTACTAGGCGAAGGAGGTTTCGGTCGTGTATTCAAAGGATGGATTGATGAAACAACTCTCACTGCTTCACGACCTGGTTCTGGTATCGTCGTTGCTGTTAAGAAGCTTAAGCCTGAAGGTTTCCAAGGTCATAAAGAGTGGCTG ACTGAAGTGAACTATCTCGGTCAACTTAGTCACCCAAATCTTGTATTACTAGTTGGTTATTGCTTAGAAGGCGAAAACCGGCTTCTTGTATATGAATTCATGCCTAAAGGAAGCTTGGAGAATCATCTTTTTAGAC GTGGTGCACAGCCACTTACATGGGCAATAAGAATGAAAGTGGCAGTAGGTGCAGCTAAAGGGCTTAATTTTCTTCACGAAGCAAAGTCACAAGTGATTTATAGAGACTTTAAAGCTGCTAACATTCTACTCGACGCT GAGTTCAATGCTAAGCTTTCAGATTTCGGTTTGGCCAAAGCAGGACCTACCGGTGATAACACACATGTGACCACAAAGGTTATGGGTACTCAGGGATATGCTGCTCCTGAATATATCGCCACAG GTAGATTAACAGCAAAGAGTGACGTGTACAGCTTCGGCGTGGTACTACTGGAACTAATATCAGGAAGACGTGCCATGGACAATTCAAACGGAGGAGTCGAATACAGTCTTGTGGACTGGGCAAAACCATACCTCGACGATAAGCGAAAGCTTTTCCGCATAATGGACACAAAACTAGGCGGCCAGTATCCACAAAAGGGAGCTCTCGCAGCTGCTAGCCTCGCGTTGCAGTGCCTAAACCCTGACGCAAAGCTAAGGCCAAAAATGTCAGAGGTTTTAGTCACGTTAGAGCAGCTAGAGTCCGCTGCTAAACCTGGAGGTAAACACACGCAAATGGAATCTCCAAGGGGTCGTCATTCCTCTGGTGTGCAGAAGTCTTCGGTAAGATTTGGTCAAGATCGGCCTCTGGGGAACATAACTCCTGGTGCATCGCCTTTGCCTTCTTACAGTAAGTCTCCGCGTGTGAGATGA